A single window of Archangium gephyra DNA harbors:
- a CDS encoding SgcJ/EcaC family oxidoreductase, whose amino-acid sequence MNRTLGCVMACLVLCLPWSLRAQESGGGAAELEATHQALRTIKSDMEQALNAQDLDKLLSHVHPNVVFTTMNNDVRVGKDAIRSYYDKMMKGPDRVVQKLTAKFEVDELTRLYGNTGVAQGSSADHYVLTDGTDITVNSRWTCTLVKEGDRWLIAAFHYSTNVFDNPVLGMVKRTALVYGGIAVVAMLLAGIFIGRFTARRKATS is encoded by the coding sequence ATGAATCGGACTCTCGGCTGTGTGATGGCGTGTCTGGTGCTGTGCCTGCCGTGGTCGCTCCGGGCTCAGGAGTCCGGGGGCGGCGCGGCGGAGCTCGAGGCCACCCATCAGGCGCTGCGCACCATCAAGAGCGACATGGAGCAGGCGCTCAACGCGCAGGACCTCGACAAGCTGCTCTCGCACGTCCATCCGAACGTCGTCTTCACCACGATGAACAACGACGTGCGCGTGGGCAAGGACGCCATCCGCTCCTACTACGACAAGATGATGAAGGGCCCGGACCGCGTGGTGCAGAAGCTCACCGCGAAGTTCGAGGTGGACGAGCTGACGCGCCTGTACGGCAACACGGGTGTCGCCCAGGGCTCCTCGGCCGACCACTACGTGCTCACCGATGGCACGGACATCACCGTCAACTCCCGGTGGACCTGCACCCTCGTCAAGGAAGGCGACCGGTGGCTCATCGCCGCCTTCCACTACTCGACCAACGTGTTCGACAACCCCGTGCTCGGCATGGTGAAGCGCACGGCGCTCGTCTATGGCGGCATCGCCGTGGTGGCCATGCTCCTCGCGGGCATCTTCATCGGCCGCTTCACGGCGCGCCGGAAGGCCACGAGCTGA
- a CDS encoding type II secretion system F family protein has product MNKPQPPRTQPSSPAARPQAGAPVREAVRTARRHVPLAEGETWLDSAWARHPLVAMARHRPRLVFFQGLHSMIRAGVALPIAFSELSRGAAKDPFRRAVAQVGEAVAAGSGLAEAMRRQPRWFEPRVVELLGAAEVTGTLESALARVTEQLEETQRLRWRAVSMCAYPAYLLVAFIFGGALLSTASSLMASGNTNDILGVFVSHFLQKVWLVLSFGVALFLLPLVLVSPAVEPHWERLRPRVPLLGRFHRELQASRFSLVLGVALGAGLEAGRSLEMALEATGSSLLRGRVNLALHRLRSGATLTDVVEWLDVLDGTSLQQLATGERTGDLEPILAQVSRGHSESAMRWLRTLMFVVIAMLSVFLFATNLGKVAGLQGGYQRQLEGLSRE; this is encoded by the coding sequence ATGAACAAGCCGCAGCCTCCCCGGACACAGCCATCCTCCCCGGCGGCCAGACCCCAGGCGGGCGCTCCGGTCCGCGAGGCCGTCCGCACCGCGCGGCGCCACGTCCCGCTGGCCGAGGGGGAGACGTGGCTGGACAGCGCCTGGGCCCGGCATCCGCTCGTGGCGATGGCCCGGCACCGGCCGCGCCTCGTCTTCTTCCAGGGGCTGCACAGCATGATCCGGGCCGGGGTGGCGCTGCCCATCGCGTTCTCGGAGCTGTCGCGAGGCGCGGCGAAGGATCCCTTCCGTCGCGCCGTGGCGCAGGTGGGCGAGGCCGTGGCCGCGGGCTCCGGCCTGGCCGAGGCGATGCGGCGGCAGCCCAGGTGGTTCGAGCCGCGGGTGGTGGAGCTGCTGGGCGCGGCGGAGGTCACGGGCACGCTCGAGTCGGCCCTGGCGCGCGTCACCGAGCAGCTGGAGGAGACGCAGCGGCTGCGCTGGCGCGCCGTCTCGATGTGCGCCTATCCCGCCTACCTGCTGGTCGCGTTCATCTTCGGCGGTGCCCTGCTGAGCACCGCGAGCAGCCTCATGGCCTCGGGGAACACGAACGACATCCTCGGGGTGTTCGTCTCGCACTTCCTCCAGAAGGTGTGGCTGGTGTTGTCCTTCGGGGTGGCGCTCTTCCTGCTGCCCCTGGTGCTGGTGTCGCCGGCCGTCGAGCCGCACTGGGAGCGGCTGCGCCCGCGCGTTCCCCTCCTGGGCCGTTTCCACCGGGAGTTGCAGGCCAGCCGCTTCAGCCTCGTGCTGGGCGTGGCGCTCGGGGCCGGCCTGGAGGCGGGGCGGAGTCTGGAGATGGCGCTCGAGGCCACTGGCAGCTCCCTGCTGCGCGGGCGCGTGAACCTGGCCCTCCACCGCCTCCGCTCCGGCGCCACCCTGACGGACGTGGTGGAGTGGCTCGACGTGCTCGATGGGACGTCGCTCCAGCAGCTCGCCACCGGGGAGCGGACCGGAGACCTGGAGCCCATTCTCGCCCAGGTGTCGCGAGGGCATTCCGAGTCCGCGATGCGGTGGCTGCGCACGCTCATGTTCGTGGTCATCGCGATGCTGTCGGTGTTCCTCTTCGCCACCAACCTCGGCAAGGTCGCCGGGCTGCAGGGTGGCTACCAGCGCCAGCTCGAAGGGTTGAGCCGCGAATGA
- a CDS encoding sensor histidine kinase translates to MNEGSIVRATLKALFVPRRLLPIILISLPLVAAQVRFSPHEPMAAPLGILLCALCVAVAPVSYRVLFPEGLDFSHGGIRLLLYATVGVGVVLSVGAVVPKVLDLGPTFLTDRYSLAVCAALFLVGGWGLGRDIGFEESLALERARAARLEVEAEQAQLLALRSHLDPHFLFNTLNAIAEWCQTDGAVAEAAVLRLSAMLRSVLAGVRAATWPLERELELVRTLFNLHLLRDPELFQLSVEVDPGLEAFPVPPLVLLPLAENAVKHGPAAGHRGPISLSVQARGDALVFTLENPGASKGPREGSSGLPTVERRLALAYEGRARLSLTTGDTRTRVTVTLPRSGPVPGVVT, encoded by the coding sequence ATGAACGAAGGCTCCATCGTCCGCGCCACCCTCAAGGCGCTCTTCGTGCCCAGGCGGCTGCTCCCCATCATCCTCATCAGCCTGCCGCTGGTGGCCGCCCAGGTCCGCTTCAGCCCCCATGAGCCCATGGCGGCGCCCCTGGGCATCCTGCTGTGCGCCCTCTGCGTGGCCGTGGCGCCGGTGTCCTACCGCGTGCTCTTCCCCGAGGGCCTCGACTTCAGCCACGGCGGCATCCGCCTGCTGCTCTACGCCACCGTGGGCGTGGGCGTCGTGCTGTCGGTGGGCGCCGTGGTGCCCAAGGTGCTGGACCTGGGGCCCACCTTCCTCACGGACCGCTACAGCCTCGCCGTCTGCGCGGCCCTCTTCCTCGTGGGCGGCTGGGGGCTGGGCCGGGACATCGGCTTCGAGGAGAGCCTCGCCCTGGAGCGCGCCCGCGCCGCCCGGCTCGAGGTGGAGGCCGAACAGGCCCAGCTGCTCGCCCTGCGCAGCCACCTGGATCCGCACTTCCTCTTCAACACCCTCAACGCCATCGCCGAGTGGTGCCAGACGGATGGGGCGGTGGCCGAGGCCGCCGTGCTGCGGCTCTCCGCCATGCTGCGCAGCGTGCTGGCCGGGGTGCGCGCCGCCACCTGGCCCCTGGAGCGCGAGCTGGAGCTGGTGCGCACCCTCTTCAACCTGCACCTGCTGCGCGACCCGGAGCTCTTCCAGCTCTCCGTCGAGGTGGACCCCGGCCTGGAGGCCTTCCCCGTGCCGCCGCTCGTCCTGCTGCCGCTGGCGGAGAACGCGGTGAAGCACGGGCCGGCCGCCGGCCACCGGGGGCCCATCTCCCTGAGCGTCCAGGCCCGGGGAGACGCGCTCGTCTTCACCCTGGAGAACCCCGGCGCCTCCAAGGGGCCTCGCGAGGGCAGCAGCGGCCTGCCCACCGTGGAGCGCCGGCTCGCCCTCGCCTACGAGGGCCGCGCCCGCCTCTCGCTCACCACCGGGGACACCCGCACCCGCGTCACCGTCACCCTGCCCCGCTCCGGCCCCGTCCCCGGCGTCGTCACCTGA
- a CDS encoding fatty acid desaturase, whose product MTSTGDDAPIPSTLNTVLLAAALAACAGCLWLASHAESLAARLLAAGAFSYVNNTVFSLLHEATHGVLHSSRRANDWLGRLAAAFFPTSYTLQRTFHLTHHRNNRTELEQFDYLRPGDNRFLKHAQWYSILTGLYWAFVPVGCLAFALFPSLLRRLRGTGTRYGEQTGADAYLGRLEDAPGATIRLELLLMLAVQAGLVLALDLNLSGQALCYAAFAVNWSSLQYADHAWSPLHVRDGAWDLRVATPVRWLFLNYHYHRAHHRHPRVPWLYLGRYVDEDVPRPSFLRIWLSMWRGPQPLPAPVEER is encoded by the coding sequence ATGACGAGCACGGGTGACGACGCCCCCATTCCGTCCACGCTCAACACCGTGCTCCTCGCCGCCGCCCTGGCCGCCTGTGCCGGGTGCCTCTGGCTCGCCTCGCACGCGGAGTCCCTCGCCGCGCGGCTGCTGGCCGCCGGTGCCTTCTCCTATGTGAACAACACCGTCTTCTCGCTGCTCCACGAGGCGACGCACGGCGTGCTCCATTCCTCCCGGCGCGCCAATGACTGGCTCGGGCGGCTCGCGGCGGCCTTCTTCCCCACCTCGTACACGCTGCAGCGCACCTTCCACCTCACCCACCACCGCAACAACCGCACCGAGCTGGAGCAGTTCGACTACCTGCGCCCCGGGGACAACCGCTTCCTCAAGCACGCGCAGTGGTACTCCATCCTCACCGGGCTTTACTGGGCCTTCGTGCCGGTGGGCTGCCTCGCCTTCGCACTCTTCCCCAGTTTGCTGCGACGGCTCCGGGGCACGGGCACCCGCTACGGCGAGCAGACCGGTGCCGACGCCTACCTCGGACGGCTCGAGGACGCGCCGGGCGCCACCATCCGGCTCGAGCTCCTGCTCATGCTGGCCGTGCAGGCCGGGCTGGTGCTCGCGCTGGACCTCAACCTGTCCGGCCAGGCGCTGTGCTACGCGGCGTTCGCCGTCAATTGGAGCTCGCTCCAGTACGCGGACCATGCCTGGTCCCCGCTGCACGTGCGCGACGGAGCGTGGGACCTGCGCGTGGCCACGCCCGTGCGCTGGCTGTTCCTCAACTACCACTACCACCGCGCCCACCACCGGCACCCGCGCGTGCCCTGGCTCTACCTGGGCCGCTACGTGGACGAGGACGTGCCCCGCCCCTCCTTCCTGCGCATCTGGCTGTCCATGTGGCGAGGCCCCCAGCCCCTCCCCGCTCCCGTGGAGGAGCGATGA
- a CDS encoding phosphatase PAP2 family protein, translating into MSARPPLLGWPRRDELVLTGAMALGFSLFFLLVYGGASAVTGFYTGGVHVELPFERHIPFVPAWAAVYVSMDVLLLLSLLVFRTWREMVPFVLALCLETVVGAACFLVLPVEVAWPPREVSGSWASVFFLADTMNLERNYLPSLHVAFACTAALAYGERGGWLARSLFGLWAAAIAASTLLIHEHHLADLVAGALLAWGTWRFVLARASRSDFLETLRVEALCARELYHFSRRHPRYLLIALGLYRYSLPRWRATRVARTGFCFLQLVDDVLDGDRPIPGEPLAWVDALLVQVETGHWSGTDVASTLGREFLTGLEGEGARADAVRLVRIMRRDRERVLHRQELEAEALRAHHRDTFLLSVGLMLHVAGVDVRASDAPSLLEAFGWCSTLRDLHEDLRKGLLNVPAEVTRAVRAEGLDPLRYEDLVSSVAGRAWLVAEHGRARALLDQSAVELAGLEGRSGVALLRLFHRSIEGFWAKRLPRKLPFLREAAGVSSWPSGAP; encoded by the coding sequence ATGAGCGCGCGCCCTCCCCTCCTGGGCTGGCCCCGCCGTGACGAACTCGTCCTCACGGGCGCGATGGCGCTCGGCTTCTCACTCTTCTTCCTGCTCGTGTACGGCGGCGCGAGCGCGGTGACGGGCTTCTACACGGGGGGCGTGCACGTGGAGCTGCCCTTCGAGCGGCACATCCCCTTCGTACCCGCCTGGGCGGCCGTCTACGTGAGCATGGACGTGCTGCTGCTGCTCTCGCTGCTCGTCTTCCGGACGTGGCGCGAGATGGTGCCCTTCGTGCTCGCGCTCTGTCTGGAGACGGTGGTGGGCGCCGCCTGCTTCCTGGTGCTCCCGGTCGAGGTGGCGTGGCCGCCCCGCGAGGTGAGCGGGAGCTGGGCCAGCGTCTTCTTCCTGGCCGACACCATGAACCTCGAGCGCAACTACCTGCCCTCGCTGCACGTGGCGTTCGCGTGCACGGCCGCCCTGGCCTATGGCGAGCGCGGGGGCTGGCTCGCCCGGAGCCTGTTCGGCCTCTGGGCCGCGGCCATCGCGGCGTCCACCCTGCTCATCCACGAGCACCACCTGGCCGACCTGGTGGCGGGCGCGCTCCTCGCCTGGGGGACGTGGCGCTTCGTGCTGGCCCGCGCCTCCCGCTCGGACTTCCTCGAGACGCTCCGGGTGGAGGCGCTCTGCGCCCGGGAGCTGTACCACTTCTCCCGCCGCCACCCGCGCTACCTGCTGATCGCCCTGGGCCTCTACCGCTACTCGCTGCCCCGGTGGCGCGCCACCCGGGTGGCCCGGACGGGCTTCTGCTTCCTCCAACTGGTGGATGACGTGTTGGATGGGGATCGCCCCATTCCGGGAGAGCCGCTCGCGTGGGTGGACGCCCTTCTCGTCCAGGTGGAGACCGGCCACTGGAGCGGCACGGACGTGGCCTCCACGCTGGGCCGCGAGTTCCTCACCGGGCTCGAAGGCGAGGGGGCGCGCGCCGATGCCGTGCGGCTCGTGCGCATCATGCGGAGGGACCGCGAGCGCGTGCTCCACCGCCAGGAGCTCGAGGCCGAGGCCCTCCGCGCCCACCACCGGGACACCTTCCTGCTGTCGGTGGGCCTGATGCTGCACGTGGCCGGAGTCGACGTCCGTGCGTCCGATGCGCCGTCCCTGCTCGAGGCGTTCGGCTGGTGCTCCACGCTGCGGGACCTGCACGAAGACCTTCGCAAGGGCCTGCTCAACGTGCCAGCCGAGGTGACGCGAGCGGTACGGGCCGAGGGTCTGGATCCCCTGCGCTACGAGGACCTGGTGAGCTCGGTGGCGGGACGGGCCTGGCTGGTGGCCGAGCACGGCAGGGCGCGCGCCCTGCTCGACCAGTCGGCGGTGGAGCTGGCCGGGCTGGAGGGACGCTCCGGCGTGGCCCTGCTGCGGCTGTTCCACCGCTCCATCGAGGGCTTCTGGGCGAAGCGCCTGCCCCGGAAACTCCCGTTCCTGCGCGAGGCGGCCGGGGTCAGCTCGTGGCCTTCCGGCGCGCCGTGA
- a CDS encoding Rieske 2Fe-2S domain-containing protein produces MAVNVVAWADPVRRSEPARLRSWYLACPSEALRPGQVMGWSLDGRELVLFRGQSGRVQALSAHCAHMGAHLAHGTVMGEHLRCPLHHWRFDGGGICRAVPGRSDATGRPGQRAFPVVERYGAILVFNGPVSLFPPPEVGSPELRWRTGPPVTVGCSWLPIAANSFDIEHLRTVHHRELRDAPTVERLDPFTLRLRYTSRVIGTGLSDRLMKALSRDHIRVTITLHGGTLMSVESDLGRTRSALLAGFRPHAEGVSVLMSFAAPPGRVPGLDRLRLAVSRWLFTSFLRRDLSVLNGMRFNPGAAVADPVLRHLLDFAAQLPEDTDDEHG; encoded by the coding sequence ATGGCGGTGAATGTCGTGGCGTGGGCGGACCCGGTCCGTCGCTCCGAGCCGGCCCGGCTGCGCTCCTGGTACCTCGCGTGTCCGTCCGAAGCCCTCCGGCCGGGACAGGTGATGGGCTGGAGCCTCGATGGGCGGGAGCTCGTACTCTTCCGTGGCCAGAGCGGACGCGTCCAGGCCCTCTCCGCCCACTGCGCCCACATGGGGGCCCACCTCGCGCACGGCACCGTCATGGGCGAGCACCTGCGCTGCCCGCTGCACCACTGGCGGTTCGACGGCGGTGGCATCTGCCGTGCGGTGCCGGGACGCTCTGACGCCACGGGCAGGCCCGGGCAGCGGGCATTCCCCGTGGTGGAGCGCTACGGCGCCATCCTCGTGTTCAACGGGCCGGTGAGCCTCTTCCCCCCGCCCGAGGTGGGCAGTCCCGAGCTGCGCTGGCGCACCGGTCCACCCGTGACCGTCGGGTGCTCGTGGCTGCCGATCGCGGCGAACTCCTTCGACATCGAGCACCTGCGCACCGTGCATCACCGCGAGCTGCGGGACGCGCCCACCGTGGAGCGCCTGGACCCGTTCACGCTCCGGCTGCGCTACACGTCCCGCGTCATCGGCACGGGGCTCAGCGATCGGTTGATGAAGGCGCTGTCGCGCGACCACATCCGCGTGACCATCACCCTCCATGGCGGGACGCTCATGTCCGTGGAGAGCGACCTCGGCCGCACCCGCAGCGCCCTGCTCGCCGGGTTCCGCCCCCATGCCGAGGGGGTGTCCGTGCTGATGTCCTTCGCCGCGCCTCCTGGCCGCGTCCCGGGGCTCGACCGGCTGCGACTCGCCGTGTCGCGGTGGCTCTTCACCTCGTTCCTGCGGAGGGACCTCTCCGTGCTCAACGGGATGCGCTTCAACCCGGGCGCCGCCGTGGCCGACCCCGTGCTGCGCCACCTGCTCGACTTCGCCGCCCAACTCCCGGAGGACACCGATGACGAGCACGGGTGA
- the hemG gene encoding protoporphyrinogen oxidase: protein MSVVIIGGGISGLALAHGLRSRGAGVTLLEAGPRLGGYIQSRHQDGFITEAGPNSFVDREPTLRTLAASLGIEGRIRTADPAAKRRYVYSRGKLREVPQSPPALLKSDVVPLGAKLRMMGELFTRRAPDGEESLADFGRRHVGRTATAVLVDAMQTGIYAGDVEALSVGAIFPKVVELEKKHRSLVLGMVRAQKEARKALPPGEGAPRPSGQVASFDGGLQVLVDALAQALGPVARTGVGVVGLRREGTGWRLTVEEHGQRAELAADKVVLTVPAYVAAELLRPLDEKLATRVAGIAYAPVAVVHLGYAPGSTPPQDGFGFLVPTVERRRVLGVIHASATFPWRAEGGRVLYTCMVGGARRPDLVELDAAALVTLAREELKELAGVSAEPVFTEVFHWKRGIPQYNVGHLARMAAIDEGLGRLPGLYLTGNAYKGVGLTDCVRNADALAETLAR, encoded by the coding sequence ATGAGCGTCGTAATCATTGGAGGCGGAATCAGTGGTTTGGCCCTGGCCCATGGGCTGCGCTCGCGGGGAGCCGGGGTGACGCTGCTGGAGGCGGGCCCGAGGCTCGGGGGCTACATCCAGTCGCGCCACCAGGACGGGTTCATCACCGAGGCGGGTCCCAACAGCTTCGTGGACCGGGAGCCCACCCTGCGCACGCTGGCGGCGAGCCTGGGCATCGAGGGGCGCATCCGCACGGCGGACCCCGCGGCGAAGCGGCGCTACGTCTACAGCCGGGGCAAGCTGCGGGAGGTGCCCCAGTCACCGCCGGCCCTGCTGAAGTCGGACGTGGTGCCCCTGGGGGCGAAGCTGCGGATGATGGGTGAGCTCTTCACCCGGCGTGCGCCGGACGGCGAGGAGTCGCTGGCGGACTTCGGGCGGCGCCATGTGGGACGCACGGCGACAGCGGTGCTGGTGGACGCGATGCAGACGGGCATCTACGCGGGCGACGTGGAGGCGCTGAGCGTGGGCGCCATCTTCCCCAAGGTGGTGGAGCTGGAGAAGAAGCACCGCAGCCTCGTGCTGGGCATGGTGCGCGCGCAGAAGGAGGCCCGGAAGGCACTGCCCCCCGGGGAGGGCGCGCCGAGGCCCTCGGGCCAGGTGGCCTCGTTCGACGGAGGCCTGCAGGTGCTGGTGGACGCCCTGGCCCAGGCGCTCGGGCCGGTGGCGCGCACCGGGGTGGGGGTGGTGGGGCTGCGGCGCGAGGGCACCGGCTGGCGGCTCACGGTGGAGGAGCACGGGCAGCGGGCGGAGCTGGCCGCGGACAAGGTGGTGCTGACGGTGCCGGCGTACGTAGCGGCGGAGCTGCTGCGGCCCTTGGACGAGAAGCTCGCGACGCGGGTGGCGGGCATCGCCTACGCACCCGTGGCCGTGGTGCACCTGGGCTACGCGCCGGGCTCCACGCCGCCGCAGGACGGCTTCGGCTTCCTGGTGCCCACGGTGGAGCGGCGGCGCGTGCTGGGCGTCATCCACGCCTCGGCCACCTTCCCCTGGCGCGCCGAGGGAGGCCGCGTCCTCTATACGTGCATGGTGGGCGGGGCCCGGCGGCCGGACCTGGTGGAGCTGGACGCCGCGGCCCTGGTGACGCTCGCGCGCGAGGAGTTGAAGGAGCTGGCCGGCGTCTCGGCCGAGCCCGTCTTCACCGAGGTCTTCCACTGGAAGCGGGGCATCCCCCAGTACAACGTGGGCCACCTGGCGCGGATGGCCGCCATCGACGAGGGCCTGGGCCGCCTGCCCGGGCTGTACCTCACCGGCAACGCCTACAAGGGCGTGGGCCTCACGGACTGCGTCCGCAACGCCGACGCGCTGGCGGAGACGCTCGCGCGCTGA
- a CDS encoding PKD domain-containing protein: protein MSHWNGNRRAVLAVALLAMGLLAACGGDSRSASAELTVMVPRALSGADVSRVQVEVSGPGITPPLTAELAPRGGSWTGLITGIPAGAGRLFRASAYDAASKLLYVGEAGPLPIEPGKTASIAILLQQAEPQVPFENEAPRIDSVAVSANPVEPGASVTLTATAHDANPGDTLRYNWSATAGTFSAPGSAVTTWTAPSTEGAQRIQLEVVDSKGASATLSVDIGVLLPGSTGSATVSASFNTWPAITAMNGAPSVLVLGGGSRLTATVTDADGDVPGFSWTSDCSGRFDDPALASPTFFVVALPATGRCAFTLRVTDGRGGQHLGTLTLHAGSAAGSAVTGERHLLYVQGERTVIPVPDDLSSVTIGAWVPTPDGLGYAWRAGSGQTNGTFSVPDVAPGSSYLLRFGRDYLWTDKRSVELSRAAVGRPGVELEPEGTQLQLQLAGLSPWTALDDLQLHSPTAGLDWVSTAGCAIPADFPLPAEGGTSIWGNTSYNDYLDACANRPVRFNPPSDILYVTQLAGRTDPVTGIDYQELRRGLRNGGPERVGPDSLLLRGSLGVLPTFPQSLTVRASEFEALALSGHPSASVSYSTLDIGTLQGYSLFGTYASWPDLGLAYDYTPGDGDFSPAFVLGELFPRDWSLFSNFQLSASVSYAIDLPGGGTSKPRSFSAVMIAREPLVRGSSPVLVPKMGPARALRINGLEATGKLSGVGTTPLLHWTVPALGAPTYYQLRLYRLFSLADGTTSRQSVAAFYTPQTQLRLPPGLLTAGESYYVQVVSSLRPGADPSNPYKDSPVSHSASALTGVFKP, encoded by the coding sequence ATGTCTCATTGGAATGGGAACAGGCGTGCCGTGCTCGCGGTGGCGCTGCTGGCCATGGGGCTGCTCGCGGCCTGTGGTGGCGACTCGCGGAGCGCGAGCGCCGAGCTGACGGTCATGGTTCCGCGGGCGCTCTCGGGCGCGGACGTGTCACGTGTCCAGGTCGAGGTCTCCGGGCCTGGTATCACCCCACCGCTCACGGCCGAGCTCGCCCCGCGCGGAGGTTCGTGGACGGGCCTCATCACCGGGATTCCCGCGGGGGCGGGGCGGCTCTTCCGCGCCAGCGCGTATGACGCGGCGTCGAAGCTGCTCTACGTGGGCGAGGCGGGCCCGCTCCCCATCGAGCCGGGGAAGACGGCGAGCATCGCCATCCTGTTGCAGCAGGCGGAGCCGCAGGTGCCCTTCGAGAACGAGGCACCGAGAATCGACTCGGTGGCGGTCTCCGCCAACCCGGTGGAGCCAGGCGCCAGTGTGACGCTGACGGCCACCGCCCATGACGCCAACCCCGGGGACACCCTGCGCTACAACTGGAGCGCGACCGCGGGCACCTTCAGCGCACCCGGCTCGGCGGTGACCACCTGGACGGCTCCCTCCACCGAGGGGGCGCAGCGCATCCAGCTGGAGGTGGTGGACTCGAAGGGCGCGAGCGCCACCCTGAGCGTCGACATCGGCGTGCTGCTGCCCGGCTCCACGGGGAGCGCCACGGTGAGCGCCAGCTTCAACACGTGGCCGGCCATCACCGCGATGAATGGTGCGCCGTCCGTGCTGGTGCTCGGCGGGGGCTCGCGGCTGACGGCCACGGTCACGGACGCCGACGGGGACGTCCCGGGCTTCTCCTGGACCTCCGACTGCTCGGGCCGCTTCGATGACCCGGCGCTGGCCAGTCCCACCTTCTTCGTGGTGGCCCTGCCGGCCACGGGCCGCTGCGCCTTCACGCTGAGGGTCACGGATGGGCGGGGCGGGCAGCACCTGGGCACGCTGACGCTTCATGCCGGCTCCGCTGCCGGGTCGGCGGTGACGGGTGAGCGCCACCTGCTCTACGTCCAGGGCGAGCGCACCGTCATCCCCGTCCCGGACGACCTGTCCTCCGTCACCATCGGTGCCTGGGTACCCACCCCGGATGGCCTGGGCTACGCCTGGCGCGCCGGCTCCGGGCAGACCAACGGCACCTTCTCCGTCCCCGATGTGGCTCCGGGCTCGTCCTATCTCCTGCGTTTCGGGCGCGACTACCTCTGGACCGACAAGCGCAGTGTGGAGCTCTCCCGCGCCGCCGTGGGCCGCCCGGGCGTGGAGCTCGAGCCGGAGGGGACGCAGCTCCAGCTGCAGCTCGCTGGGCTCTCGCCGTGGACCGCCCTGGATGATCTGCAGCTCCACTCGCCGACCGCCGGCCTCGACTGGGTCTCCACCGCGGGTTGCGCCATCCCGGCGGACTTCCCCCTGCCCGCCGAGGGCGGCACCTCCATCTGGGGCAACACCAGCTACAACGATTACCTGGATGCGTGCGCCAACCGGCCCGTCCGGTTCAACCCGCCCTCCGACATCCTCTATGTCACCCAGCTCGCGGGCCGCACCGACCCGGTGACGGGCATCGACTACCAGGAGCTGCGCCGCGGCTTGCGCAACGGCGGCCCCGAGCGCGTGGGCCCGGACTCGCTCCTGCTGAGGGGCTCGTTGGGCGTGCTGCCCACCTTCCCGCAGTCGCTGACCGTCCGCGCCTCCGAGTTCGAGGCCCTGGCGCTCTCTGGCCACCCCAGCGCGAGTGTGTCGTACAGCACCCTCGATATCGGCACCCTGCAGGGCTACTCCCTGTTCGGCACGTACGCGAGCTGGCCGGACCTCGGCCTCGCCTACGATTACACCCCGGGCGATGGGGACTTCTCTCCGGCGTTCGTGCTCGGCGAGCTCTTCCCGCGCGACTGGTCCCTGTTCTCCAACTTCCAGCTGTCCGCCTCGGTGAGCTACGCCATCGACCTGCCCGGTGGAGGGACCTCCAAGCCCCGCTCGTTCTCGGCCGTCATGATCGCCCGGGAGCCGCTGGTGCGCGGCTCGTCCCCCGTGCTCGTCCCGAAGATGGGGCCGGCCCGGGCGCTGCGCATCAACGGCCTGGAGGCCACCGGGAAGCTGTCGGGCGTGGGGACGACACCGCTGCTGCACTGGACGGTGCCGGCCCTGGGCGCGCCGACCTACTACCAGCTGCGCCTGTACCGCCTCTTCTCCCTGGCGGACGGCACCACCTCGCGGCAGAGCGTGGCGGCCTTCTACACGCCCCAGACGCAGCTGCGCCTGCCCCCCGGCCTCCTCACCGCGGGCGAGAGCTACTACGTCCAGGTGGTCTCCTCCCTGCGTCCGGGAGCGGACCCGAGCAATCCCTACAAGGACTCGCCGGTGAGCCACTCCGCGTCCGCGCTCACGGGCGTCTTCAAGCCCTGA
- a CDS encoding ROK family protein — translation MSPDEAPEPSPRKKTARETAAPGPRTLAIDIGGSGLKALVLGPDGKALTERQRVVTPKPATPKAVLGALTKLIEPLGSFDRVSVGFPGVVEEGVTKTAPNLNKSWAGFNLAEELSKLTGRPTRVLNDAGVQGFGVIEGRGVEMVLTLGTGMGCALYVDGKYVPNLELAHHPFRHGKTYEEYVGNAALKRVGHKKWVKHVQKVLEQIQPIWNPRKIYVGGGNARLLDAPLPENVQITENVAGLLGGFALWKDEPVQR, via the coding sequence ATGTCCCCCGACGAGGCCCCCGAACCGTCGCCCCGCAAGAAGACCGCACGGGAGACCGCCGCCCCCGGTCCCAGGACGTTGGCCATCGACATCGGGGGAAGCGGACTCAAGGCCCTCGTGCTCGGACCGGATGGGAAGGCGCTCACCGAGCGCCAGCGGGTGGTCACGCCGAAGCCCGCCACCCCCAAGGCCGTGCTGGGCGCACTGACGAAGCTGATCGAGCCCCTCGGTTCGTTCGACCGCGTCTCCGTGGGCTTCCCCGGCGTGGTGGAGGAGGGAGTGACGAAGACGGCGCCCAACCTCAACAAGAGCTGGGCGGGCTTCAACCTCGCCGAGGAGCTGTCCAAGCTCACGGGCCGCCCGACGCGCGTGCTCAACGACGCGGGAGTGCAGGGGTTCGGTGTCATCGAGGGACGCGGCGTGGAGATGGTCCTCACGCTGGGCACCGGCATGGGCTGCGCGCTGTACGTGGATGGCAAGTACGTGCCCAACCTGGAGCTCGCCCACCACCCGTTCCGCCATGGGAAGACGTATGAGGAGTACGTGGGCAACGCCGCGCTGAAGCGCGTGGGCCACAAGAAGTGGGTCAAGCACGTGCAGAAGGTGCTGGAGCAGATCCAGCCCATCTGGAACCCGCGGAAGATCTACGTGGGAGGCGGCAACGCCCGGCTGCTCGACGCCCCGCTCCCGGAGAACGTGCAAATCACCGAGAACGTCGCCGGGCTGCTGGGCGGCTTCGCGCTCTGGAAGGACGAGCCGGTACAGCGCTGA